A window of Ictidomys tridecemlineatus isolate mIctTri1 chromosome 1, mIctTri1.hap1, whole genome shotgun sequence contains these coding sequences:
- the Hdac3 gene encoding histone deacetylase 3 — protein sequence MAKTVAYFYDPDVGNFHYGAGHPMKPHRLALTHSLVLHYGLYKKMIVFKPYQASQHDMCRFHSEDYIDFLQRVSPTNMQGFTKSLNAFNVGDDCPVFPGLFEFCSRYTGASLQGATQLNNKICDIAINWAGGLHHAKKFEASGFCYVNDIVIGILELLKYHPRVLYIDIDIHHGDGVQEAFYLTDRVMTVSFHKYGNYFFPGTGDMYEVGAESGRYYCLNVPLRDGIDDQSYKHLFQPVINQVVDFYQPTCIVLQCGADSLGCDRLGCFNLSIRGHGECVEYVKSFNIPLLVLGGGGYTVRNVARCWTYETSLLVEEAISEELPYSEYFEYFAPDFTLHPDVSTRIENQNSRQYLDQIRQTIFENLKMLNHAPSVQIHDVPADLLTYDRTDEADAEERGPEENYSRPEAPNEFYDGDHDNDKESDVEI from the exons ATGGCCAAGACCGTGGCCTATTTCTACGACCCTGACGTGGGCAACTTCCACTACG GAGCTGGGCACCCTATGAAGCCCCATCGCCTGGCATTGACTCATAGCCTGGTCCTGCACTATGGTCTCTATAAGAAGATGATC GTCTTCAAGCCATACCAGGCCTCCCAGCATGACATGTGCCGCTTCCACTCTGAGGACTACATTGATTTTCTGCAGAGAGTCAGTCCCACCAACATGCAGGGCTTCACCAAGAGCCTTAATGCCTTCAATGTGGGCGATGACTG CCCAGTGTTTCCCGGGCTCTTTGAGTTCTGCTCCCGTTACACAGGTGCATCCCTCCAAGGAGCAACCCAGCTGAACAACAAG ATCTGCGATATTGCCATTAACTGGGCTGGTGGTCTGCACCATGCCAAGAAGTTTGAG GCCTCTGGCTTTTGCTATGTCAACGACATTGTAATCGGCATCCTGGAGCTGCTCAA GTACCACCCCCGCGTGCTCTATATTGATATTGACATCCACCATGGAGATGGCGTTCAGGAAGCCTTCTACCTCACTGACAGGGTCATGACGGTGTCTTTCCACAAATACGGAAATTACTTCTTCCCTGGTACAG GTGACATGTATGAAGTTGGAGCAGAGAGTGGCCGCTACTATTGTCTCAATGTGCCCTTGCGGGATGGCATTGATGATCAGA GTTACAAGCACCTTTTCCAGCCGGTCATCAACCAGGTGGTGGACTTCTACCAGCCCACCTGCATTGTACTCCAG TGTGGAGCTGACTCTCTGGGCTGTGATCGATTGGGCTGCTTCAACCTCAGTATCCGAGGGCATGG GGAATGTGTtgaatatgtcaagagctttaatATCCCGCTACTGGTGTTGGGTGGTGGAGGCTATACTGTCCGAAATGTTGCCCGCTGCTG GACATATGAGACATCACTGCTGGTAGAAGAGGCCATTAGTGAGGAGCTTCCCTATAGTG AATACTTCGAGTACTTTGCCCCTGACTTCACACTCCATCCAGACGTCAGCACCCGCATTGAGAATCAGAACTCACGCCAG TATCTGGACCAGATCCGCCAGACAATCTTTGAAAACCTGAAGATGCTGAACCATGCACCTAGTGTCCAGATTCATGATGTGCCTGCTGATCTCCTGACATATGACAGGACTGACGAGGCTGACGCAGAGGAGAGGGGTCCTGAGGAGAACTACAGCAG GCCAGAGGCACCCAATGAATTCTATGATGGAGACCACGATAATGACAAGGAAAGCGACGTGGAAATTTAA